In Brassica napus cultivar Da-Ae chromosome A3, Da-Ae, whole genome shotgun sequence, the sequence GTATAAAGCAAACCACAAGCATTTAAcacaaattatattaaaaaaattccacgttatatgatttgattattataaaaaaatggaCTAGTATATTACAAAGAACAGAGGCTACGCACCTTTATACAAACACTCTCGAGGTCATAGACTACCGTTGTAATCCGTTCAAGCTCTTCCTGAAAAAACATGAGATGAACAAGTCAAAAGTTTTAAAAGATTGCATAAGATTTAATGAAAAGCACAATAGAGAAACTAACCATGAAGATACATGACCCCCAAGCCTATTAAAACTAACCCACAAATCATTACATAAACTTCCAATGCGAAATCATGTATAACCTCTGCTTCCTTCTTAGATAACTCACCAACGGTCCTCTCTAGCTTAACCAGCTTCGAcgcattcacatcagattgatCCTTAAGCTCCCTTAGTTGTCTCTGAAAGTCActcatctcctccatcacaGCCACGTCCCACCATTTCCAAACATGGCAGTCGCCATCATCAGCATTGTCGCACGTGAAGTACCTTCTGCCTGGATCTTTAGAGGTGTAAGATGTTGCGACAACAGGCTCACCACCACAGTAGCAACTCGTCGGGATTCCATCATCAGCCTTAGGTTGAGGTGGGTACTGAAACGGCCCTGCCACATTGTAACTACTCTCAGCTTCATCCGCGTACATATCAGCTTCTGCTTGAAGAAGGGAAGTTATGTCGAACTTGTCTGATGAAAAAGGCTGGTTGTACGAATAATCTTGTCCCATGTTTAACCTGAAAGCAATTGTGTAAGCGAAGATTAGATAAAGCGAAGAAGATATGTAACCGAAGAATATAGTTAACCAACAGCAATCAAAGAACATTATAAAATGCTGTGAGGTGTTTTCCAAAATGACCAAAGATTAAGAACATGACCAGAGATTAAGAACAAACGAGAAGCTCCCAAAATCGTTTCAAATCTCGGTTGTAAATAATCGACAGTAAAACAAACGAGAACCTCCCCAAATCGTTTCAAATCAAAATCGTGTATAAACCCTAACTACAGACGAAAAGTTTCCCAAATCAATTGAAAACCCAAATCgtttgaaaccctaatttcataCGAAAACTTCCCCAAATCAATTGAAAACCGAGAACCCAACCCTAAATtgagagaaatacaacatcaaaCCTAATCTAAATCCAAGAACCCCCATGAGAAGGCTTCGATTTACCAACCTGTTCCGACAGATCGATTCGCCTATCGTCGAgtgctctctttttttttctttgtcttacgtcgaaaatgatttttttttccaataccAAACGCAAAAGCCGACCAAACGACGTTGCTAAGGATCAACTCCGCTAAATCCTTATTTACGGATTGATCCTTAGGTTATTTAGCTTAAATACTATTATTCTAATACAGTTTTCCTAGGTTAGCACGTTAAGGACTCGCGCGACTCGCGTGGTGATACCGTTGCGGTTGCCCTAAGACAGTAGTTCTATCAACAACAAAATTAAACGTAAGATAAAAGATTGAACACTAATTAAAGACaaacatttttaattaacaGAGGATAATGGTTAAGAATTCATTTATGAATTACTAATTAGTTAACCTACTTAGTGATTTACTGGAGAACATCCAAGCACATCAAAAGTTTTGACTTTTGACTTTATTAAAGCCGAAGAAGGAACATGAAATGATGCAAAGGGTAAGAACGTCATGAAACTGTAAAACTAATGCAgaaaacaaagcacacatgtgAAAATCGTGAGTTGCGAGAGGGAGATGTATACACCTAAAAAGCTtactattttttaaacaattattgAGCTGCGTTTGTCAAAGATCGTAGGTAAAGTCACATTTATATTTGTCCAAAATCTTGTTATTCGGCGTTTCACTACTTAACTTATTACATGCGACAACTGCATTATTGAAACTAAATGATTTGACTTATTATACACCTACATTGTACctctttataaatataaaactcaaTACCATCTCCGGCTTGAATTTTCAAACAAGTTTATCTTTATGTCCCTTTTAAAACATAtgataaaaataacattaacTTTTTTGTAATTTGGGATATTGATGTAGAAAAAAAGAGTTTGGGATAAGccttttttcaaaacaaaaaaaaagagtttgggATATTGCAAGAACATATTTGATCACTCGAGATTTAAAAAGTTTGAGCTAGCTTTGGTCTCGTTTCTAAAAAAacttaactatatatatagccAAAGATCATGTTCAATCAATCATAAATATCTGAAAACTAACTGTGGATACCGCATACCAAGTCGATTTTCTTACATGGAAGTATCCATCCATACTTGCATGAACTGAAAGTATTTGCATGTATTATTTAGTGATTACAGGTTATTATTAACCAGCATTGGACAAACAGAGAATGTTAATGGGCCTAGCATGGGTCATAGTTTCTATTGTAATCATGATTCTCGATGAACATATCTGGCCCAGTAAAATTAGACGGTGTGTTTTTATATAGGGACCCGTTTTTATGTGTATCCGGTCACACTTTGGTGGGCAAGAGCTGTCATGTTTATACTTTGTGTGCAAGTGAAAACGAACCAAATTCAATCTCTAAAACCTCCCCACCAACCGGTTTAGGTATGAACTTCACACAAACAAACCGAGATCAATCTCTAAACCAAAATCCTCCAAACCTCGTCACTGACTCGTGTGCACCGGATCAAACTATAATAACAATACGTCGTTATCATAGGCCTCTCGGCCCTCTCCTAACGGCCCATTTAGTAAGCCGTAATCAATcaatttagttataatttttttaaaataaaatgttaaatttatactattttcgAGATTTTTTAATGTcggttacaattttttaaaatggttaGTTGGCTTTCTGCAGCGAATCTCCCTTCTTGCCATGACGTATCACGAGGATCGTGAACAGACTAATCTTTAGCCAAAGGTTTGACAAGTTCGTGATGGAAAATGTGGGCATGTGTTCCACGTGCTTTGTGCCAACAGAGcaataaataattcaaaacaGACACTCTGATCTGACCTTGGGGAAAACACACAATAGTGGCCGGTGGTGAGGAGTATCTGGTATCGTTAACTTAGAGAttgattgtttgtggtttttgtttttgtagaaactattttttatctaatcaagtttttggtttatgtttttgtttttataaaaactctTTAAGTTGCTaataaaaattttcaataaatacattttcaaaaattcagggaaactagtttttgaaaattttaaccaatttatgaagaaaaaccaaaaaccaacttttatgagtttttatgaagaaaaacaaattttgattttttttgtagaaactactacattttaattcattaataattaataactaatattttcataacaataaaattatcataaaatattttgtacattatatatcatttaaacaataatgtgaaatatttaaatttgtgtttcatatctgtaaataaatttatatattttataaataatatatttaatttaaaacttagttattagtttctataaataaaacaattgaattattttaataattattagtcacattaaaaataaaaacataatatgttttattaataaaatatattgtataatcctgaaatataaaaattgccattcaaattaaagaaaatataaataatttatataagaaaatttataattattttcaaaattctatgtatttaatttttgtataattttataatatttacataaGAAAAACTATtgcttttgaagttttaaaattaaaataatttatataagaaaaatttctaagtagttttgaaatttaatatttttattttttcataatttatatatattttatattaaatatgataaacagTCAGATGATAATTACCTAATgacaatatatttatgtttttttagaaatgttattgtttagatatatattgtttttaggAGAATATCATATATGAGTAATTTTAGGATGTTTAGTTAAATTTCTAATGAATGGTCTAACGTAGAATTGTGTTTGGTAGATAAAAAAATAGGACtccttttttaatttgttaaaataagattctattttaacaaaataGATGTTTAGAACTCATATATAAACGaaatgtattataaatttttgaccTCACCTAGACTAGAAGTCACACATTTATTGAGCATTAGCATCAACGTTTTGATGACCAAACAGTCACAACATACTTGTTGACTTTTTGCTTTATACTATATTGAACGTTTGCTTCCACACTCTGGTCGACCATATAGTAGTCAAAGTAAAAGTTCGTCCTACGCATATAAATGTGTTAAACgactattaaatataataataataacagcAGTATTTGCAAATGTAAATTACAAGTAAACTTTTACTTATCGTCACGCGTTTCTAATTTTCATTATAGTTTTAGTGTAACCCAcatatttagtttaattttgtattatccTGCAAAATTCATAAGtttggattatatatatatatggatcatGTTCAGaactacgctaggcgctagtcagGAGACAATTTCGAACCTAGCGAGTTATCAAAAAATCGGGAAACATTTGGAGAATACGTAGAGCCTAGTtttaaacacaatttaatatatttataatatgtttagctaattttaaacaagcttttagatataattatataattttttatatataattttaagcaACTTTCTTTTGAATCGTCGAACATTTAGATTAAAGTGTGTTTGGTacgaaaatttctctaaatgcagtatgtatgtgtttgttttgtgtttgataactaattttaattatttagtaaTGAATAATTACACAAAATCTATCAATAATGagtaaaaataatcaattgtGTTTCAACTTTACACGaacgaaaaaaaattagacGGTCAATGCGAAAATTAAGCGCTCAATACGGGAATTAGACGGTCTTAGACGGATCAACGCGGGTCAACACCTTATTTCACCGATTTAATCATATTAATCGCAGTCAATTTCCAAACAGTGCATATGCGGATAGGCGACCGCGTTTTCGGAAACGGATCAAGTAAtagagaataaaaatgaaaatgtggATTGGGCATTAACGTTTTCACGTGTGTCGTATCAATAAACCCAACCAGCATATCAAAGGAGAAGATATTTTTTAGTTCACAGTTCCAAGATTTTAGTGCTGAATATTACATCTATACCCTTCCGTACCACGCCGAACGGCCAAGGTATACGCCTTTCGTATGGTCAAATTCGTCCGACTGAACTTTACGTCTATATTTTAATCATCTCTTCGGTTGACTTGTCGGAGCGGTGGGAAGCAAGTCGCACATGTGTCTGCTTAAGCCGCGTCGCCACCGTCACGTGCTATATCGGTTTCTCATACGTGCGTTTTGCGGTTGAAAGTTGATGATTAGTTTGTTCTAATGTGTTTTAGAATATAATATGCTACAGAAGCAAACAATGATTCAACGGGGGAATACGACTGTCTTCCATCGTCGACTAAAAAggtatttcctttttttttaatctttgtttttgtcaataaaattatttttctcttataaaattgattttatatagCTTAAATGTTTAATGGCACAAACAACTCAGATCATTACAATAACTTCCTCCATCTCATGGTTCTAACgtttaattttattgtaaatttgtaatttgtaaagtttaaaaccttttgtaaTTTTTCTTGTCCAATGATAGaacctttttaaaaatcttgagagagaaagagataacaaaaagagaaaaaaaaacaagggacAGAGAGAAAGACACAAACACAAAGgaactaataaaaaaatgacACTTTAGAGATTTTTACAAATTCTAAAGCTCTATTTTAAGAACCTAGTTTTTagcttttgtttccttttgatttattttttgggttttctttAAAGAAACTCTCTTTAAGAATTTCTATTGGAGATGCTCTTggtatatttgaaaaaattctCTAGAATAACCATAAAAAAGTTTCCGCCACAAATATAATCCCTAAAgattaaaatgaccaaaatgtttatTAAGAGGTGTGTttttggtttaggatttagaatttaggttttagagtttatgatttaggttttagggtttagagttaagtggTAGAGTTTTGGAGgtatgatttcaaatttaaaaaactaaaaaaatattaaaatttttaaaataaaaaattatattttaattattttgttctttttaaatctatttttgtgacaaaaactttaaaatatctATCTGAGAAAATTGTCGTTGTATTTGttggattttaaa encodes:
- the LOC125607242 gene encoding uncharacterized protein At4g04775-like, whose translation is MGQDYSYNQPFSSDKFDITSLLQAEADMYADEAESSYNVAGPFQYPPQPKADDGIPTSCYCGGEPVVATSYTSKDPGRRYFTCDNADDGDCHVWKWWDVAVMEEMSDFQRQLRELKDQSDVNASKLVKLERTVGELSKKEAEVIHDFALEVYEELERITTVVYDLESVCIKNTVLV